The Methylocystis sp. ATCC 49242 region TATTGCTGGTGCGGCGCGGCACACAGCTTGGACGTCGCCATTAATCGGATATTTGGGACCGGACAGGCTTAATGCGGCGAGCCAAACGGGGGCTTGCCGATGTCTGCTCGACTGCTGACCTACGCGGATTACTGGCGTCTCGGCGTCATTTTCGGCTGCGTGGCGCTTTTCGAACTTTTCTCGCCCTTCACGGCGCTGCGAGTGGACTGGAGCACGCTCATCCCCGTCTATCTGATGGCCGGCGCGCTCACCGGCGTCGGTGTCGTCTATCGCCTGCTGGGGCGCGATGAGGGCATAGCGGCGACTGTTTTCGTCGTCGCGCAGATCGTCGTCTATTCGAATGTCGCCGTTCTGGACAACTACCTCGGCCTCGAACTTCGTCGCCCGCTGAACGACGCCTTCCTCGCCCGGGTCGACCAGGCGATGGGAATCGACTGGTGGGGCTATGTCGTATGGGCGAAATCCAGTCCCCTCTTCGGCCGGATGCTGACCTTCGCCTATCTGACGTCGCTGCCGCAGGTGGCGGCAGCGATCATTGTTCTCGGCTTCACGAAACGATTCGAGCGCCTCGACCGGTTTACCCTCGCCTTCATGTTTTCCTCGGCGCTGACGATCGCCCTCTGGACGGCCTTCCCGAGCTTCGGCGCCTTGCCCTTGCATTACGCGCAGGGTCTTGCCGATCCGACGTTCGAACTGGCCATGTCGAAAGAGGAAGCGCTGAAACTGCTGGCGTTGCACGTCGGGCCGACGCCGACCCTGCGCATGGAGGACTTCACCGGCCTCATCGGCTGCCCGTCCTTTCACACGGCGTTAGCCATATTGTCGGTTTACGCGCTGTGGGGAACGCCGTTTTTCGGAAAGCTCGCGATCATGCTGAACATCCTTGTTTTGATGTCGATTCCAGCCGATGGCGGGCATCATTTCGCCGATGTCGCGGTCGGCGCCGCCATTACCGTCCTTGCCCTGCGCCTCGCCGATTTTGCACTGCGGAGAAAAAGCATCGTCGAAATCGCGGCTTCTACTTCGGCTTCCGAGCTAACTGGCCGTGTTACAGCATAGTTCACGCAGCCTGCGGGAGTGCTGCAAGTGCGAAAGAAAAGCGACTCCGCAAGACGAATCAACTATTTGATCCGGCGGGTGGTTCAATTATTAAAAATTTATAAAAATTCCGAAAAGGCATGCAACTTTTTCCGCCGATCGTCGTTTCTACTGCAAGGACGCGGACGTAACACGGTCCGGAGCTCTTCCGCGGCGTCTGGAGGGAGCGGTCGCCGGGGTGTTGGGCAGCTACAAGGGCGAAATGCGAGAGGAATAAGTAAAATGTCGCTCGTTGATAAGTTCGACGATCAGATTGAACCCGCTTTCACGCGCAGCTTCGATCGCGAGTCGGCTCGTAGGCAGTTTCGTGTGTCGATCCTGCTGGTAGCCGCGATGGCGACAGCGGCGTTCGTATTGGGCTTCGCTCTGCCGGTCAATTCCGTTCAAAAATCATCGCCGCTCGCCGACAACGGCGCCTTTTCGGGACGTCTGGTCTCGATGGAACGCTGAACGGCGTTTTTGAATAAAGTCATTTACATAAGCGCGCGCCGCGAGGCGCGCGTTTGAATTTTTGCGAATAGTTGCTTCGCCGTAGCCTCGATACGCAGGATGCGGCGTCAAAGCCGCATCCCTCGCCGCGCGCCGGTTATTGCGCGCCTTCGGTCTTCTTCTCCTCATGATGGTGCTGGTGGCCGTGATGGCCCTCGTGCCCGGCTTCCGGCTTCGGCCCGGAGGTGTCCTTGTTGTGGGCTTTTTCCCAACGCTCCATCGCTTCGGCGTCATGCGCGTGCTTGGCGTCGGGCGCGTCGATCGCGGCGTCGATCACAACTTCGCCCGCCTTCTCGAAGACGAGCGTCATCTCGAGGCCCCAGCCGACTTCGAGATGCTTCTTGGCGTCGAGCAGCGCGACATAGGCGCCGCCGGGCGCAAGCGTGATCTTCTGCTTGGGCGGCAGCAACACCGGCGCTTCCAGCGCGAGATTCTTGGCGTCGCCATGAATGACGGCGCTGCCGAATTTCTCGACCTTGACTGCGACGAGCTTGTCCGGGGTGTCGCCGTTGTTGTGAATGAAGGCGTAGAAAGACGCGTTCTTCTCGCCGTCCGCGGGGGCGCGGAGCCAGGGATGCTCCACCTTCAGCTTGCCCACGTCATATTCATGCGCCTGCGCTGAACCCCGCAGCGCAACGACTCCGAGAGCCGCGCCCGCGAGCAAAGAGCCCCCCGACGCCAAAAGATCACGCCGCTTGATCATCATCTTTCTCTCCCTTGATAGGCCAGCTTTGGCGCCGGCTTGAAAGCGCTTTTCTCTCACTCGCGCCAAAAGCTCAGTGCGAGTGCAGATTGATTTCGACCAGCGGCTCCTGCGCCATCATTGCGACCTGCGCGGCGAGCTGTGTGGCGTTGCCGTCGTCAGGCGCGAAGTGGCGGAAGCGCGCGCGCACATAGCCCGAACGATCGACGAGGAAATGCGCCTCGCTGATTTCGGTCGTGTAAGGCACGTTCGGATAGCGGTTGATGATCGAATACGCCATCTCTACCGCCTTCGGGTGCGTCGCTTCGAGCCCCTTCGCGGCTGCCGGGCAATCGCCGGTGTAGACCGTCACATGATTCGCGCCGGAGGCCTTGGCGGATTCAGCCGCCTTCAACAGGCTTGCCTCGAGCTCCTTGGCTTCCTCGCCCGTCGCCGTGCAGCGCGCAAAGGAGATGAGCGTCGGCTTGCCGCGCAGCTTGAAGAAGGTTGTCACCTCCTCCTTCGGATCCACGAGGGCGAAATCCGGAGCGATCAGCCACTGGATCATCGCGACGGGGCCGATAAAACGCGAACGATTGGTGTTCGACAACATCAGCAGATAGTTGATCATGTCCCAGCGATCGTCGACGTCGAGCA contains the following coding sequences:
- a CDS encoding phosphatase PAP2 family protein, which codes for MSARLLTYADYWRLGVIFGCVALFELFSPFTALRVDWSTLIPVYLMAGALTGVGVVYRLLGRDEGIAATVFVVAQIVVYSNVAVLDNYLGLELRRPLNDAFLARVDQAMGIDWWGYVVWAKSSPLFGRMLTFAYLTSLPQVAAAIIVLGFTKRFERLDRFTLAFMFSSALTIALWTAFPSFGALPLHYAQGLADPTFELAMSKEEALKLLALHVGPTPTLRMEDFTGLIGCPSFHTALAILSVYALWGTPFFGKLAIMLNILVLMSIPADGGHHFADVAVGAAITVLALRLADFALRRKSIVEIAASTSASELTGRVTA
- a CDS encoding copper chaperone PCu(A)C, producing the protein MMIKRRDLLASGGSLLAGAALGVVALRGSAQAHEYDVGKLKVEHPWLRAPADGEKNASFYAFIHNNGDTPDKLVAVKVEKFGSAVIHGDAKNLALEAPVLLPPKQKITLAPGGAYVALLDAKKHLEVGWGLEMTLVFEKAGEVVIDAAIDAPDAKHAHDAEAMERWEKAHNKDTSGPKPEAGHEGHHGHQHHHEEKKTEGAQ